CGGCCCCGGCCCGGGCGTGCACGGCGGGCGCATCGTCGCGCAGGGCACGCTGCACGACATCGCCACCAGCGGCACGCTCACCGGGAAGTACCTCTCGGGCGTGATGCGCATCGAGGTCCCCGAGAAGCGGCGCGCCGTCAGCGAGAAGAAGGCGATCGTCATCAAGGGCGCGAAGCAGAACAACCTCAAGAGCATCGACGCGACGCTCCCGCTGGGCGGGATCGTGTGCGTGACGGGCGTGAGCGGGTCGGGCAAGTCGACGCTGGTCAACGACATCCTGCTGCAGGCGGCGAAGGCGAAACTCGGGCTGGGGCGTGCTCGCCCGGGCGAGCACAAGAGCGTGACCGGGCTGACGAAGATCGAGCGCGTGGTGGAGGTCGATCAGACGCCCATCGGCAGGACGCCGCGGAGCAACCCGGCGACCTACACCGGGATGTTCGACGACATCCGCAAGATCTTCGCGCAGACGAAGGAGGCGCGGATCCGTGGCTACCAGCCGGGGCGTTTCTCGTTCAATGTGAAGGGCGGACGGTGCGAGTCGTGCGCCGGGCACGGGCTGAAGAAGATCGAGATGCACTTCCTGCCGGATGTGTTCGTCTCGTGCGAGGTGTGCAAGGGCGCGCGGTACAACCGCGAGACGCTCGAGGTGCACTACCGCGGGAAGACGATCTCGCAGGTGCTCGACATGACGGTCGAGGACGCGTGCGCGTTCTTCGAGAACATGCCCAAGATCCTGCGTTATGCGCAGTGTCTGAACGATGTCGGGCTCGGGTACATCACGCTGGGCCAGCCGAGCACGACGCTGAGCGGGGGCGAGGCGCAGCGGATCAAGCTGGCCGCGGAGCTGGGCGGCGGGGCGACGGGGAACACGCTGTACATCCTCGACGAGCCGACGACGGGGCTGCACTTCGAGGATGTGCGGAAGTTGTGCGCGGTGCTCGACCGTCTGGCGGACACGGGGGCGACGCTGGTGGTGATCGAGCACAACCTGGATGTCATCAAGCGGGCGGACTGGATCGTGGACCTGGGCCCCGAGGGGGGCGACAAGGGCGGGGCGATCGTCGCGTCGGGCACTCCCGAGCAGGTCGCGAAGGCGCCCGGCAGTTACACCGGGCGGTATCTGAAGGCGATGCTCGCGGGGTGACGGGCGGGCGGTCCCGGGCTACAAAACCGTGCCGATGGACGACCGCGTGACAGACATCAAGGACCGGCTCGCCAAGCCCAGCGGCGGGATGAACATGGATCTGGTGATCGTCGTGATCTTCACGGTCGATTTCCTGGTTGTGTTCGCGCTGTTGGCGGCGCTATCACCGGGCCAGGCGGCATGGGTCGTGCCGATCGTCCTCGGCGCTCCGATGGCGATTTTCTGGTTGCTCACCTGGCTGCTGTGGAAGCCGCTCGAGCGCCGCTACCCGGCGGCGCCGCAGTCGCGGGAGGCGGTGGTGAAACTCGGGCAGTCGGTGCTCTTCGGGAAGTTCTTCCGCTTCAACAACGCGCTCGCGCTGGCGGCGGACGAGGACCACCTGCACCTGATCCCCTTCATGCCGATGCGCTGGACGGGCGCGAAGGTCGTCAGCATCCCGTGGGAGCGGGTGACGGATGTCCAGCCCGCGCCCGGGCGCTACAGCATGCGACTGACGAAGGCGAAGGTCGACGGGCGCACGCTGGGCGCCCCGGAGTGGGCGATGAAGTTCGCGCGGGTGGAGGATTCCGTTCCAGACCCCGTGATCGACGAGACGGCGTAGCCCGTCATCCCTCGGGCCGCAGCGGCCACACGACCACGATCGCCGCGAGCCCGACGATCACATAGATCACCGTCAGGGGCACGCCCATGCGCGCGTAGTCGCCGAAGCGGTAGCCGCCGGGCGCGAGCACGAGCGTGTTGGACTGGTGCCCGATGGGCGTGAGGAACGCCGACGACGCGCCGAGGACGACCGCCATCAGGAAGGCGTCGACCGACGCGTTCATCCCTTCGGCGAGACGCACCGCGACGGGCGCCATGAGCACGGCGACGGCGGCGTTGTTGACCACATCCGACAGCAGCAGCGTCACGATCATCAGGATCGCCAGCGCCACGATCGGCGCGCGACCCTCGCCCAGCCACAGCATCAGATCGGCGATGCGCTGCGTGCCCCCGGTCGATTCGAGCGCGTCGCCCAGCGGGATCATCGCGCCCAGCAGCACGATCACGGGCCAGTCGACGGCGTCGTAGCCCTCGCGCAGGGTGACGACTTTCGTCAGCAGCATGAGCACGGCGGCGAGCACGAACGCGATCTGCACCGGCAGCAGACCGACCACGGTCGCGGCGACGGCGCAGACGAAGATGCCGGTCCCCAGCAGCAGGCGTCGCGGCTTGGCGAGATCGATGGCGCGCTCGGCCAGCGGCAGGCAGCCAAGCATCGAGAGCGTCTCGCTCGTGTTGTCGGCCGGGATGTGCAGCATCAGCACATCGCCCGTCTGGAGTCGCGCGTCGCGCAGGCGCCCTCGCACCCGAGAGCCCTGGCGCGAGACGCCCAGCAGGTTCACGCCGTAACGCCAGCGCAGATTGAGCTGCGCCGGCGTGCGCCCGGCGAGGACGGAACCGGGCCCCACGATCGCCTCGACCACGGTCAGGTCCTTCGCGGCGTCCGTCTCGTCCTCCTTGGCGTTGTCCTCGCCGGCGAGTTCGAAGTTGCCGGCGTCGCGCAGGGCCTTGATTGCTTCGTGGTCCGCGGCGACGAGGATGGTGTCGCCCTTGTGGATGGTTTCGAACCCGCTGGGCGCTGAGAGCCGGCGCTCGCCGCGGAGGATGGCGAGGATGACGAAGTCTGCGTCGACGGCGGTGGCGAGTTCCTGGATGGTGGCGTCGTGGAACTTGGAGTCTTCGGTGACGGTGAGTTCCGCGGTGTATTCGGCGATGTCGAAGCCGATCGTGTCGCCGTTGGCGGGTTTGCGATCGGGGAGGAGACGCCAGCCGAGGAGCGCGATGAACGCGATGCCGACGATCGTGACGCCTGCGCCGACCGGTGCGAAGTCGAAGAAGCCGAAGGGCTCACCCGTCGCCTGCCTGCGCATGGACGAGACGATGATGTTGGGGGGCGAGCCGATCAGCGTCATCAGCCCCCCCAGCAGCGAGCAGAACGCGAGAGGCATGAGCAGATACGCCGGCGATCGCTTGGCGCTGCGCGCCATGCGCAGGGCGACGGGCATGAGCAGCGCGAGGGCGCCGACATTGTTCATGAACGCGGAACAGATCGCGGCGGTCGTCCCGAGCGCGCCGACCTGCACCGTCGGGCGGTTCCCGACGCGTTTGAGCGCCTTGGCGATGATGTCCACGACGCCGGCGTTCTGCAGCCCCTTGCTGACGGCGAGGATCGCGGCGACGGTGATCACCGCCGGGTGCCCGAATCCCAGGAACGCGACGGCGGGGTCGACGAGCCCGAGGATCGTGACTGCCAGCAGCGCCATCATCGCGACGAGGTCGTAGCGGACGCGACCCCAGACGAACATCGCGAGCGTGACGCCCAGAACCGAGAAGATCAGGATCTCGTCGCGCATGGTGGCTCCGGTGCGTCCGGGCCGACAGCGCCCGAGCGTCCAGCGTAGCGGGCCGCGCGCGTGAAAGCCGGTTCAGGTCAGAATCGCTCGAGGCCCTTGACCTTCAGCGAGTCGGGCGAGAACGACCCGCCCAGCGCGATGCCGCCGGGGAGGGTGGTGTAGAGCTCGATCGCGATCTGCGAGAACGGGCCTCCGTCGGGGCCGGGCTTGTCTTTGGTTGCCGGGGTGACCGACGCGATGCAGAGGACGGGGACATCGTCGGGGACATCGGCCATAGGCTCCATGGCTTCTGGCGCCATGTTGGCGAAGCCCTCCATCACGCCCCGGTGCATGTCGGAGTAGTACCAGCGTTTGGCGGCCTCTTTGTTCTCGAACCACGCGAAGATGACGTTCTTCCCGGTGGTGGTTCGCGCGACCTCGACGCCCAGCACGCCCTGGGTCTCGCGCAGGCCAGAGGCGAGATCCGGGAAGCCGGGGGCGCCGTTGTTCGCCTGGGCCGGGGCGCCGGGCTGCTGGGCGACGACGCTGGAGACCAGA
This Phycisphaeraceae bacterium DNA region includes the following protein-coding sequences:
- a CDS encoding anion permease, encoding MRDEILIFSVLGVTLAMFVWGRVRYDLVAMMALLAVTILGLVDPAVAFLGFGHPAVITVAAILAVSKGLQNAGVVDIIAKALKRVGNRPTVQVGALGTTAAICSAFMNNVGALALLMPVALRMARSAKRSPAYLLMPLAFCSLLGGLMTLIGSPPNIIVSSMRRQATGEPFGFFDFAPVGAGVTIVGIAFIALLGWRLLPDRKPANGDTIGFDIAEYTAELTVTEDSKFHDATIQELATAVDADFVILAILRGERRLSAPSGFETIHKGDTILVAADHEAIKALRDAGNFELAGEDNAKEDETDAAKDLTVVEAIVGPGSVLAGRTPAQLNLRWRYGVNLLGVSRQGSRVRGRLRDARLQTGDVLMLHIPADNTSETLSMLGCLPLAERAIDLAKPRRLLLGTGIFVCAVAATVVGLLPVQIAFVLAAVLMLLTKVVTLREGYDAVDWPVIVLLGAMIPLGDALESTGGTQRIADLMLWLGEGRAPIVALAILMIVTLLLSDVVNNAAVAVLMAPVAVRLAEGMNASVDAFLMAVVLGASSAFLTPIGHQSNTLVLAPGGYRFGDYARMGVPLTVIYVIVGLAAIVVVWPLRPEG